From a single Apium graveolens cultivar Ventura chromosome 2, ASM990537v1, whole genome shotgun sequence genomic region:
- the LOC141689198 gene encoding uncharacterized protein LOC141689198 encodes MELSGYQFTWEWGRGTNKWTEIRLDRALVSQEWLMSFQDAKLTNMEVSTSDHCPILLEPVVEKINAGLRKFRFENAWLHEPMCGKIVEETWASSSSITLGSKLKECSKSLASWGQEITGSFKKRIDQSKKIIKMVRGRRDELSVKQFQDKNKKLTEVLTQQEVF; translated from the coding sequence ATGGAGTTAAGTGGCTACCAGTTCACATGGGAATGGGGACGGGGTACAAACAAATGGACGGAGATTCGACTGGATAGAGCTTTGGTATCCCAAGAATGGTTAATGAGTTTTCAAGATGCTAAACTAACAAACATGGAGGTGTCAACATCTGACCATTGTCCAATTCTTCTTGAGCCAGTAGTAGAAAAGATTAATGCAGGCCTAAGAAAGTTCAGATTTGAGAATGCATGGTTGCATGAACCAATGTGTGGAAAAATAGTAGAAGAGACGTGGGCCAGTAGTTCTTCAATCACGCTTGGCAGTAAGCTTAAGGAATGCTCTAAATCATTGGCGAGTTGGGGACAAGAAATCACTGGTAGCTTCAAAAAAAGGATAGACCAAAGTAAGAAAATCATTAAAATGGTGAGAGGTCGAAGGGATGAATTATCAGTTAAGCAGTTTCAGGACAAAAATAAAAAGCTGACAGAAGTCTTGACTCAACAAGAGGTGTTCTAG
- the LOC141689207 gene encoding wall-associated receptor kinase 5-like codes for MLREELSRDNELAETTRLFTEEDLKMATSNYDESGIIGRGGYGTVYKGVISPNNIVVAIKKAKLSEQSQNSQFINEVIILSRTNHINIVKLIGCCLKTEVPLLVYEFITNGTLSDHIHGKDIGTYLSWELCLQIAAEIAGAIAYLHSAASPPIIHRDIKSTNILLDENFIAKVADFGASKLVPRDHAEIATLVQGTFGYMDPEYFHSSELTEKSDVYSFGVLLAELITGEPAISFDRPEKDRSLAAYFISSVRTGNGMPSIIQKNLVHEEKNIQQIKQVAMLAARCLKVTGDKRPSMKEVAMELEGLKTMVEHPWVDKDSTSDHNETEYLLNESVLSDAIGSTSFGYSSIIGFDNTSIEMTRKVQFR; via the coding sequence ATGCTAAGAGAAGAGCTCTCCAGAGACAACGAGTTAGCGGAAACAACCAGACTGTTTACTGAAGAAGATCTCAAAATGGCCACAAGTAACTATGATGAAAGTGGAATCATTGGCCGAGGGGGATATGGAACAGTTTACAAAGGAGTGATATCACCTAATAATATAGTAGTTGCTATCAAGAAGGCCAAGCTAAGCGAACAAAGCCAGAATTCACAGTTCATCAACGAAGTGATCATACTTTCCAGGACCAACCACATCAATATAGTAAAACTGATAGGTTGTTGCTTGAAGACGGAAGTCCCCTTGCTAGTTTATGAGTTCATTACTAATGGCACCCTCTCCGACCATATTCATGGTAAAGACATTGGCACCTATCTTTCGTGGGAATTGTGCCTACAAATAGCTGCAGAAATTGCAGGAGCAATTGCTTACTTGCATTCTGCCGCTTCTCCGCCAATCATTCATCGAGATATCAAAAGCACCAACATACTACTTGACGAAAATTTCATTGCAAAAGTTGCAGATTTTGGGGCCTCAAAACTAGTGCCTCGAGATCATGCTGAAATAGCTACATTGGTGCAGGGGACATTTGGATATATGGATCCAGAGTACTTCCATTCAAGCGAACTAACTGAGAAGAGTGATGTTTATAGTTTTGGAGTGCTTCTAGCAGAGCTTATCACAGGAGAGCCTGCAATATCCTTCGACAGACCAGAAAAAGATAGAAGTCTAGCGGCGTACTTCATATCTTCGGTTAGGACTGGCAATGGAATGCCTAGTATCATTCAGAAAAATTTAGTTCATGAGGAGAAGAACATTCAGCAGATTAAGCAAGTAGCTATGCTGGCAGCAAGGTGTTTAAAAGTGACGGGGGACAAAAGACCAAGTATGAAGGAAGTAGCAATGGAGCTAGAGGGTTTAAAAACAATGGTTGAGCATCCATGGGTAGACAAAGACTCGACTAGTGATCATAATGAGACTGAGTACTTGCTCAACGAGAGTGTGCTTTCAGACGCCATTGGCAGCACTAGTTTTGGTTATAGTTCAATAATTGGATTCGATAACACTAGTATCGAAATGACAAGGAAAGTACAATTTAGATGA